The sequence below is a genomic window from Phycisphaerae bacterium.
GCCGCCTCCTGGACCTCCTCCTGAACCACAAGGACGCGTCGGCCAAACAAATCCACAGCCTCGTCAACGCCGCCGCCCGCGTCACCCGAAGCCCTCGCGATTAGGAGCGTAACAGCTTGGCAACGCAACGCACATGTCTGTCCCTTACGTCCCTTTTGTCCCTTCAGTCCCTTTCTCTTCCCCCTTACGATGATCGCACTATGATCCAACTCGCCGGAAAAACGCTCCCCTCCCTCGGCGCCGGCATCGGTCTCCGCCGCCAGCACTTTACCGAGATCATCGAACGCAAGCCGACCGTCCGCTGGTTCGAGGTCATCCCCGAGAACTTCCTCAATCGCGGCGGCTTCTGCGCCGATGCGCTGCGAAAAATCGCCGCGAACTACACGCTCGTCGCCCATGGCGTCTCGCTCTCCATCGGCAGCACCGACCCGCTCGACATGGACCACCTTCGCAGCCTCAAGCGGTTCTGCGATGACATCAACAGCCCCTGGTTCGGCGACCACCTCTGCTTCACCATGGTCGATCACGTGAATCTCAACGACCTTATCCCCTTGCCGTTCACCGAGGAGACCGTCCATCACGTCGCCGAGCGGTCGCGGATCGTGCAGGACGTCCTTGAGCGGCCCTTCCTCCTCGAAAACGTCACCTACTACATGGCCCCGTCGCGCTCGCACATGACCGAGGACCAGTTCATCACCAACATCCTCGAAGAGGCCGACTGCGGACTGCTGCTCGACGTCTCCAACGTGCTGCTCAACTCCAAGAACCACGGCTTCGATCCCGTCGCGTTTCTGGATTCGATCCCGCTTCATCGCGTGGGTCAGGTCCACTTGGCGGGCTTCGAGCGGCAGGGGGATATCCTGCTCGACACGCACGCCAGACCGGTCGACGCCGAGACGTGGGAGCTGTACCGCCGCGTGCTGGAGCGGATCGGCCCGACCTCCGCCCTGGTCGAATGGGATGCCGAGATCCCGACGCTCGATCGCCTCCTGCAAGAGGCCGACATGGCCCAGACGCTCAT
It includes:
- a CDS encoding DUF692 domain-containing protein translates to MIQLAGKTLPSLGAGIGLRRQHFTEIIERKPTVRWFEVIPENFLNRGGFCADALRKIAANYTLVAHGVSLSIGSTDPLDMDHLRSLKRFCDDINSPWFGDHLCFTMVDHVNLNDLIPLPFTEETVHHVAERSRIVQDVLERPFLLENVTYYMAPSRSHMTEDQFITNILEEADCGLLLDVSNVLLNSKNHGFDPVAFLDSIPLHRVGQVHLAGFERQGDILLDTHARPVDAETWELYRRVLERIGPTSALVEWDAEIPTLDRLLQEADMAQTLMDEVTSVSAG